The nucleotide sequence GGCATTAATATTAAACAATTTAAAATTAATTCCTTTCCTAAAGGAAATGGTGAATTTACTGCACATAATATTACGCCTCAACCTATCGGTGTTGTCACAATTTATCCGGGCCTTTCCGATGAAGTTGTTAAAAACATCCTGATGCAACCTGTGAAAGCCTTAATATTGCGCTCTTATGGTGTCGGTAATGCACCCTCACACCCTGCTTTACTTTCTACCCTACGTGAAGCAACAGAGCGTGGTATTGTTGTTATCAACCTTACACAATGTATTTCTGGTCGAGTGAATATGGAAGGCTATGCAACAGGTCAAGCATTAGCGGAAGTTGGAGTGATCAGTGGCTTTGATATGACATTTGAAGCAACATTAACTAAACTGCATTATCTCCTTAGCCAACAATATAATTACACTGAAATCTGCCGACTAATGCAGCAAAACCTACGCGGTGAAATGACATTAGACGATAACGACTAAGTTTAATCTAAAGGTAAAAGTGGTGAAAAATTCTGCACTGTTATTGGTTGATATACAAAATGATTTTTGTACAGGTGGTGCATTAGCTGTTAATGAAAGCGACATAGTTATACAAACAGCCAATCAACTTATTCATAGTTTCAAGCAATCTAAAAATCCTATTATCGCCAGTTTAGACTGGCATCCAGCCGATCATCTTAGCTTTGCTGAAAATTCAGGCACAGTTGTGGGAGAGGTCGGTACTCTTAATGGATTACCACAAGTTTGGTGGCCAGTACATTGTGTACAAAATTCTTATGGCGCTGCATTTCATCCTGAATTAAACCAAGCACTGATTAATCATATTATTTACAAAGGGCAAAATCACCTTATTGATAGTTATAGTGCTTTTTTTGATAACGACCATGAATACCAAACAGGTTTGCATACACTTTTGCAGACATTAAATATAAAACATCTTTATATTTTAGGAATTGCTACGGATTACTGTGTCAAATTCACAGTGCTAGATGCATTATTATTAGGATATCAGGTTTCAGTCATTACAGACGGTTGTCGCGGTGTCAATATTCAAGATGACGATAGCGAAAAAGCATTAGAAGAAATGAGAGCAAAAGGCGCAGCGTTAATTGATTCAGCACATTGGCTTAATCGTAACAATCAATAGGTTCGTTATTTTCCTTATCTTTATAAAATGAAAAAGAGGCTATTTTAACCTGTTCGGTTAATAAATAGCCCCTTTTTATATTTATTCTATCCATTCAACACAGGTTTTAATCATCATCCATTGGCGTTAACGTCGCTAAACGTTCAGATTGAAACTGAGCTTTTAATTCTTGTTTGCTCTTCATGGTAATTTGTCCATTAGTGCCTACTGTCATATGCTCAGGTGTGTGGTTATTTTTCGCCTGCCATAATAAAACAATCTGCATGCAATGTTCTTTTTGCTCATCGGTCAATGCAACACCATCAGGCCATTTACCTAGTTCAACTGCGGTTGAAATACGCTGATAAATTTCAGGGGTTACCATCGAAATAAGTTCATTAACTTCCATTGATTGCTCCATAAGCTAAATAATCACTTGAAATGGCTGAATCGTTTTTTCAGTTGTTATTATTTTGTTAATTTAACAAGATTAACCGGCTTGTTTTTCGCCTGTTTCACTATTTGTAAATGAAAGAGATGCTGAATTAACACAATAACGCTCCCCTGTTGGGGCTGGGCCATCATTAAAAACATGCCCTAAATGTGCATCACATTGCTGGCAACGTATTTCAGTTCTTTTCATATTATGAGAAAAATCATCAATATAGCGAATCGCATTATCACTAACAGGTTGATAAAAGCTTGGCCAACCACATCCTGCATCAAATTTTGTATCTGAATAAAACAAAGGAGCAGAACAACATAAACAGTGATAAATCCCTGTTTGACGGTTGTGTAATAATTTACCACTAAATGGCGGTTCTGTGCCTTGCTGTTGCGTCACATAACGTTGCATTTCGTTGAGTGTTGATAAATCAAGGTGATTGTTATTACTTGAAATATTCACTTTCTTTTCATTATCTGCCATATCGACCTCTTGCCCAGAAAAATGCTTTTTAAAACAACAGTGAATAATAACAAAGATTTAACAACAAATCTGGAAAATATGGTCTAAAATCATCAAGAGTAATCTTTAGTTTTTGAAATGTGATGAATTTCACATAACGGAGCAAAGGTAACTTCATTTATCGGCGTTGATCCCGATAATACACAGCGTAACATTTAGCTAAAACGACCAATCTTTAAGCGAAAAGTGTTTTTTTAATTGATTTTTTGCAATTATTGACACGATTCCGCTTGACGATTGGCGCGGTTTTGGTAACTTTAGAAGCAACTTTTTAATTCACTAAATTAAAGCTGGTGGAATACATATGACTATCAAAGTAGGTATTAATGGTTTTGGTCGTATCGGCCGCATCGTTTTCCGTGCTGCTCAAGAACGTTCAGATATCGAAATCGTAGGTATTAACGATCTGTTAGACGCAGACTACATGGCATACATGCTGAAATACGATTCAACTCATGGCCGTTTCAACGGTACTGTTGAAGTAAAAGATGGCCACCTCGTTGTTAATGGTAAAACCATCCGCGTAACTTCAGAAAGAGATCCAGCAAATCTGAAATGGAACGAAGTCGGTGCTGACGTTGTTGCAGAAGCAACTGGTCTGTTCTTAACTGATGAAACCGCTCGTAAACACATCCAAGCTGGTGCGAAAAAAGTTGTTCTGACTGGTCCTTCAAAAGACAACACACCAATGTTCGTAATGGGCGTAAACCATAAATCATACGCAGGCCAAGATAT is from Proteus columbae and encodes:
- the pncA gene encoding bifunctional nicotinamidase/pyrazinamidase is translated as MKNSALLLVDIQNDFCTGGALAVNESDIVIQTANQLIHSFKQSKNPIIASLDWHPADHLSFAENSGTVVGEVGTLNGLPQVWWPVHCVQNSYGAAFHPELNQALINHIIYKGQNHLIDSYSAFFDNDHEYQTGLHTLLQTLNIKHLYILGIATDYCVKFTVLDALLLGYQVSVITDGCRGVNIQDDDSEKALEEMRAKGAALIDSAHWLNRNNQ
- a CDS encoding YeaC family protein; translated protein: MEVNELISMVTPEIYQRISTAVELGKWPDGVALTDEQKEHCMQIVLLWQAKNNHTPEHMTVGTNGQITMKSKQELKAQFQSERLATLTPMDDD
- the msrB gene encoding peptide-methionine (R)-S-oxide reductase MsrB gives rise to the protein MADNEKKVNISSNNNHLDLSTLNEMQRYVTQQQGTEPPFSGKLLHNRQTGIYHCLCCSAPLFYSDTKFDAGCGWPSFYQPVSDNAIRYIDDFSHNMKRTEIRCQQCDAHLGHVFNDGPAPTGERYCVNSASLSFTNSETGEKQAG